The Lysobacter sp. genome includes a window with the following:
- a CDS encoding DUF1579 domain-containing protein, with protein MDAGVTASGADGFDFIIGDWRVHHRRLKQRLAGCREWLEFEGTSTTRKILGGFGNLEDNALEPPDGPYRAVAMRSFDPTTALWAIWWLDGRRPHQLDVPVIGGFDDGVGLFHADDMLDGKPIKVRFTWTPLDENAARWEQAFSDDGGNTWETNWTMGFVRMRV; from the coding sequence CTGGACGCGGGCGTGACGGCTTCGGGCGCGGACGGCTTCGACTTCATCATCGGTGACTGGCGCGTCCATCATCGCCGTCTCAAGCAACGGCTGGCGGGTTGTCGCGAGTGGCTTGAATTCGAGGGCACCTCGACCACCCGGAAGATCCTCGGCGGTTTCGGCAATCTCGAAGACAATGCGCTGGAACCGCCCGATGGCCCGTATCGGGCGGTCGCCATGCGCTCGTTCGATCCCACGACAGCGCTGTGGGCGATCTGGTGGCTCGACGGACGCAGGCCGCATCAGCTCGACGTGCCGGTGATCGGGGGATTCGATGACGGCGTCGGCCTGTTCCACGCGGACGACATGCTGGATGGCAAGCCGATCAAGGTGCGCTTCACGTGGACACCTCTCGACGAGAACGCTGCGCGCTGGGAGCAGGCGTTTTCCGATGATGGCGGAAACACGTGGGAAACCAACTGGACGATGGGTTTCGTGCGGATGCGGGTTTGA
- a CDS encoding GNAT family N-acetyltransferase, whose product MLQDIRLDRLTGFDFGALARLADTIWRAHYSSMISMAQIDYMLDGRYAPERLRGYIDSQERWLWMLRVDGVPAGYCSCSLGEEADAMKLEQLYLLAGHKGKGLGGRMLRHVEEKTRQLGRTRLYLTVNKGNTDSIAVYLKSGFVVREEAVFDIGSGYVMDDYVMEKRLERRLNDEARQMAGFVEDVEQVARLI is encoded by the coding sequence ATGCTTCAAGACATTCGTCTCGACCGGCTGACCGGATTCGATTTCGGCGCCCTCGCACGACTGGCCGACACCATCTGGCGTGCGCACTATTCGTCGATGATCAGCATGGCGCAGATCGATTACATGCTGGACGGCCGCTACGCGCCGGAACGGCTGCGCGGCTACATCGATTCGCAGGAACGCTGGCTGTGGATGTTGCGCGTCGACGGCGTGCCGGCCGGTTATTGCAGCTGTTCGCTGGGCGAAGAGGCGGATGCAATGAAGCTGGAGCAGCTGTACCTGCTTGCCGGGCACAAAGGGAAAGGGCTGGGTGGGCGCATGTTGCGCCATGTCGAAGAGAAGACCCGCCAGCTGGGGCGGACGCGGCTGTACCTGACCGTCAACAAGGGCAACACCGATTCGATCGCGGTGTATCTGAAATCCGGATTCGTCGTCCGTGAAGAGGCCGTGTTCGACATCGGCAGCGGTTACGTGATGGACGACTACGTGATGGAAAAACGTCTTGAGCGCCGCCTAAACGACGAAGCCCGCCAAATGGCGGGCTTCGTGGAAGACGTCGAACAAGTCGCGAGACTTATTTGA
- the rpmG gene encoding 50S ribosomal protein L33, producing MASKRDKIRLISSAGTGHFYTTDKNKKNTPAKMEIKKYDPVVRKHVMYKEGKIK from the coding sequence ATGGCTTCCAAACGCGACAAAATCCGCCTGATCTCTTCGGCCGGTACCGGTCATTTCTACACGACCGACAAGAACAAGAAGAACACGCCTGCCAAGATGGAGATCAAGAAGTACGATCCCGTCGTCCGCAAACACGTGATGTACAAGGAAGGGAAAATCAAATAA
- the rpmB gene encoding 50S ribosomal protein L28: protein MSRECQVTGKRVQSGNNVSHANNKTRRRFMPNLHERRFWVASENRWVKLRVSANALRTIDKNGIDAVLAELRARGEKI, encoded by the coding sequence ATGTCCCGCGAATGCCAAGTGACCGGCAAGCGCGTGCAGAGCGGCAACAACGTCTCGCACGCCAACAACAAGACCCGCCGCCGCTTCATGCCCAATCTCCACGAACGCCGCTTCTGGGTGGCTTCCGAGAACCGCTGGGTGAAGCTCCGCGTCTCCGCCAATGCCCTGCGCACCATCGACAAGAACGGCATCGATGCCGTGCTCGCCGAACTCCGCGCACGCGGCGAAAAGATCTGA
- a CDS encoding 2OG-Fe(II) oxygenase: MNDKDFITITPEALPRDTCAQIVGHIRDSSALRPGQVGGGVYPELKHSRDITITGNPEWQQVEETLNMAMLGSLIRYLREYPQTLISPLMLQQPGPDGKLRRLTAEDMIAKDDAGLVELIRTCLRPASINLQWYRADEGGYPYWHCEQYPRDASCETLHRHLLWTLYLNDGFDEGETEFMYQDRKIKPQTGSLLIAPAGFTHTHRGNRPKGGDKFIATSWILFQRAEVLYGQA, translated from the coding sequence ATGAACGACAAGGATTTCATCACCATCACCCCGGAGGCCTTGCCGCGCGACACCTGCGCCCAGATCGTCGGACACATCCGCGACAGCAGCGCACTGCGCCCCGGACAGGTCGGCGGCGGCGTCTATCCCGAACTCAAGCACAGCCGCGACATCACCATCACCGGCAACCCGGAATGGCAGCAGGTCGAAGAAACCCTGAACATGGCCATGCTCGGCAGCCTGATCCGCTATCTGCGCGAATACCCGCAGACCCTGATCTCGCCGCTGATGCTCCAGCAACCCGGCCCGGACGGCAAACTGCGGCGGCTGACGGCCGAGGACATGATCGCGAAGGACGACGCCGGCCTCGTCGAACTGATCCGCACCTGCCTGCGCCCGGCGAGCATCAACCTGCAGTGGTACCGCGCCGACGAAGGCGGCTACCCGTACTGGCACTGCGAGCAGTACCCGCGCGACGCGAGCTGCGAGACCCTGCACCGGCATCTGCTGTGGACGCTGTACCTCAACGACGGGTTCGACGAAGGCGAAACCGAATTCATGTACCAGGACCGCAAGATCAAACCGCAGACCGGCTCGCTGCTGATCGCCCCCGCCGGCTTCACCCACACCCATCGCGGCAATCGTCCGAAGGGCGGGGACAAGTTCATCGCGACGAGTTGGATTCTGTTCCAGCGGGCCGAAGTGCTGTACGGGCAGGCATAG
- a CDS encoding PA0069 family radical SAM protein: MAQGGKVDDATHNLLRSGPMKGRGAASFVRGRFEKTVAEAEDDGWGSVYAGDEDGADPLPRQLRTEVTEERARSIVSRNQSPDIPFSQSLNPYRGCEHGCVYCFARPSHAYLDLSPGLDFETKLYAKTNAPEMLRKEFARKGYRCSPISLGINTDAYQPIERRYRITRQLLEVFAECRHPVSLITKSALIQRDIDLLAPMARQGLVTVYVSITSLDNQLSSKLEPRAAAPHTRLKTVQALHEAGIPVGTMVAPIIPMITDREIEHILEAAYAHGARAAGYVLLRLPHELKEVWREWLALHYPERAAHVMSLVQQMRGGKDYDSAYGTRMRGEGPFADLIAMRFAKAYKRIGFGRLPPLECSRFLPPVAEKPDSPQGKLF; this comes from the coding sequence ATGGCACAGGGCGGCAAAGTCGACGACGCGACCCACAACCTGCTGCGCAGCGGGCCGATGAAAGGCCGTGGCGCGGCGTCGTTCGTGCGCGGACGCTTCGAGAAGACCGTCGCCGAAGCCGAAGACGACGGTTGGGGCTCGGTCTATGCCGGCGACGAAGACGGCGCGGATCCGTTGCCCAGACAGCTGCGCACCGAAGTCACCGAAGAACGCGCGCGCAGCATCGTCAGCCGCAACCAGTCGCCCGACATTCCCTTCAGTCAATCGCTGAATCCTTACCGGGGCTGCGAGCATGGCTGCGTCTACTGCTTCGCGCGGCCTTCACATGCGTATCTCGATCTGTCGCCGGGCCTCGATTTCGAAACGAAGCTGTACGCGAAAACCAATGCCCCCGAAATGCTGCGCAAGGAATTCGCGCGCAAAGGTTATCGCTGTTCGCCGATTTCGCTCGGCATCAACACCGATGCCTACCAGCCGATCGAACGCCGCTACCGCATCACCCGGCAACTGCTGGAAGTGTTCGCCGAATGCCGGCACCCGGTCAGTCTGATCACCAAGAGCGCATTGATCCAGCGCGACATCGATCTGCTCGCACCGATGGCACGACAGGGCCTGGTGACGGTGTATGTCTCGATCACTTCTCTCGACAATCAGCTCTCATCGAAACTCGAACCCCGCGCCGCCGCGCCGCATACGCGCCTGAAGACGGTGCAGGCGCTGCATGAGGCAGGCATCCCGGTCGGCACGATGGTGGCGCCGATCATTCCGATGATCACCGACCGTGAGATCGAACACATCCTCGAAGCCGCCTACGCGCATGGCGCCCGCGCCGCCGGCTATGTCCTGCTGCGGTTGCCGCACGAATTGAAGGAAGTCTGGCGCGAATGGCTGGCGCTGCATTACCCGGAACGCGCCGCGCACGTGATGAGCCTCGTGCAGCAGATGCGTGGCGGCAAGGACTACGACAGCGCCTATGGCACCCGCATGCGCGGCGAAGGGCCATTCGCCGATCTCATCGCGATGCGTTTTGCAAAAGCGTACAAGCGGATCGGGTTCGGGCGGTTGCCGCCATTGGAGTGTTCAAGGTTTCTGCCGCCGGTGGCGGAGAAGCCTGATTCGCCGCAGGGCAAATTGTTTTAG
- the cls gene encoding cardiolipin synthase — protein MFEIWGWLWDWLHQIPVIGSKIGPVLLVVWLTYLILLGGWIVLQKREPVATLSWLLGLALLPYVGFAIYHLLGPQKIQRQRLRRARSRLEGDALGNALCSAACSPDAQELAKLAQASTGLAPSTARDVRLLVDGAAKYDALIADIACARHHVHLEYYIFTPDRSGTALRDALVACAGRGVRVRLLLDAIGSGKCSRGFLAPLIAAGAELAWFHPTRFWKFWSRPWLNMRTHRKIVVIDNRVAYTGGINITDDENERLRSDAYRDLHLRIEGDTVRALQLVFAEDWVYVTGQRDFISDIARTLPEAVPGAISAQVLTSGPDSSWEAIHRLHVSLIHGARERVWLVTPYFVPGEAAMMALTSAALGGLDVRLVVPRMSDSRLVTLAARSYYDDLLAAGVKIYEYGPRMLHTKALLVDDASVIVGSANFDHRSFRLNFEVSVLFQDRDLGERIATLIGGEFANAPRVRADRRRPLFATRLPEALARLMSPLL, from the coding sequence ATGTTCGAAATCTGGGGTTGGCTGTGGGACTGGCTGCACCAAATCCCGGTGATCGGGTCGAAGATCGGCCCCGTGCTGCTCGTCGTCTGGCTGACGTATCTGATTCTGCTCGGCGGCTGGATCGTGCTGCAGAAACGCGAACCGGTGGCGACGCTGAGCTGGTTGCTCGGTCTGGCGCTGCTGCCGTACGTCGGTTTCGCGATCTATCACCTGCTCGGACCGCAGAAGATCCAGCGTCAGCGCCTGCGGCGCGCGCGCAGCCGACTGGAAGGCGATGCGCTCGGCAACGCGCTGTGCAGCGCCGCCTGTTCGCCCGACGCCCAGGAACTCGCGAAGCTTGCGCAGGCCTCGACAGGACTCGCCCCCAGCACCGCGCGCGACGTGCGTCTGCTGGTCGACGGTGCGGCGAAGTACGACGCGCTGATCGCGGATATTGCTTGCGCGCGGCATCATGTGCATCTGGAGTACTACATCTTCACGCCGGATCGCAGCGGTACCGCGCTGCGCGATGCGCTCGTGGCCTGCGCCGGGCGCGGCGTGCGCGTGCGCCTGCTGCTGGACGCGATCGGCTCCGGCAAGTGTTCGCGCGGATTTCTCGCACCGCTGATCGCTGCCGGCGCCGAACTCGCGTGGTTCCATCCGACGCGGTTCTGGAAATTCTGGTCGCGGCCATGGCTGAACATGCGCACGCACCGCAAGATCGTGGTGATCGACAACCGCGTCGCCTACACCGGCGGCATCAACATCACCGACGACGAGAACGAACGCCTGCGCAGCGACGCCTACCGCGATCTGCATCTGCGTATCGAAGGCGACACGGTGCGCGCGCTGCAGCTGGTGTTCGCCGAGGATTGGGTCTACGTCACCGGCCAGCGCGATTTCATTTCCGATATCGCGCGCACGTTGCCGGAGGCTGTGCCCGGCGCGATCTCGGCGCAGGTGCTGACCTCGGGCCCGGACTCGTCATGGGAAGCGATCCATCGTCTGCACGTGAGCCTGATCCACGGCGCACGCGAGCGCGTGTGGCTGGTCACGCCCTACTTCGTGCCTGGCGAAGCGGCGATGATGGCGCTGACATCGGCGGCGCTCGGCGGCCTCGACGTACGCCTCGTCGTGCCGCGAATGAGCGATTCGCGACTGGTCACGCTGGCCGCGCGTTCTTACTACGACGACCTGCTTGCCGCTGGCGTGAAGATCTACGAGTACGGGCCGCGGATGCTGCACACCAAGGCGCTGCTGGTGGACGACGCATCGGTGATCGTGGGCAGCGCGAATTTCGACCATCGCAGTTTCCGCCTGAACTTCGAAGTGTCGGTGTTGTTCCAGGATCGCGACCTCGGCGAGCGCATCGCGACGTTGATCGGGGGCGAGTTCGCCAACGCGCCGCGGGTCCGCGCCGATCGTCGGCGGCCACTGTTCGCCACCCGCCTGCCGGAAGCCCTTGCGCGGCTGATGTCCCCCTTGCTGTAG
- a CDS encoding pyridoxine 5'-phosphate synthase, with amino-acid sequence MTVLSVNVNKIAVLRNSRGGHDPDVVTAARVCLDAGAHGITVHPRPDARHIRSDDVHALADLTRRYGVEFNLEGNPFAPPRAGYPGFHALCAEVRPAQATLVPDGDGQLTSDHGFDFVHDLDALRVQVAGLKALGCRVSLFVDAGADIAAAAASGADRIELYTGPYAEAFAAGAPASQLDAFAMTAHAAAAHGLGVNAGHDLSEANLGRFLRDVPGVLEVSIGHALISEALYAGLDATVKRYLAVIDGR; translated from the coding sequence TTGACCGTTCTCAGCGTCAACGTCAACAAGATCGCCGTGCTGCGCAATTCTCGCGGCGGCCACGATCCCGATGTGGTGACCGCCGCGCGCGTCTGCCTGGATGCCGGCGCACATGGCATCACCGTGCACCCACGGCCCGATGCGCGCCATATCCGGTCCGACGATGTCCATGCACTCGCTGACCTGACTCGACGTTACGGCGTCGAATTCAATCTCGAGGGCAATCCGTTCGCACCGCCGCGCGCGGGATATCCGGGCTTCCACGCATTGTGTGCGGAAGTCCGTCCCGCACAGGCAACGCTCGTTCCCGATGGCGATGGCCAACTCACATCGGACCACGGCTTCGATTTCGTCCACGACCTCGACGCGTTGCGCGTGCAGGTCGCTGGCCTGAAAGCACTCGGCTGCCGCGTCAGCCTGTTCGTGGATGCCGGCGCCGATATCGCGGCAGCCGCAGCCAGCGGCGCAGATCGCATCGAACTGTACACCGGCCCGTATGCCGAAGCGTTCGCCGCCGGTGCGCCCGCATCACAGCTGGACGCGTTTGCGATGACCGCGCACGCGGCGGCGGCGCATGGGCTCGGCGTCAACGCCGGGCACGATCTGAGCGAAGCGAATCTCGGCCGGTTCCTGCGCGATGTGCCCGGCGTACTTGAAGTCTCGATCGGTCACGCACTGATCAGCGAAGCGCTGTATGCGGGGCTCGATGCGACCGTGAAACGCTATCTCGCCGTCATCGACGGCCGCTGA
- a CDS encoding biopolymer transporter ExbD, whose translation MSAMNITPLVDVMLVMLVIFMVTAPVFSQAIPLPLGGKPPLTTQTPPPPIELRIDAAGEVFLAGQPVPVSALSSMFSAEIERGGTQLPSLKIDASGDADYQVIARVLATAQNAGLGSISFKR comes from the coding sequence ATTTCGGCAATGAACATCACCCCGCTGGTCGACGTGATGTTGGTGATGCTGGTGATCTTCATGGTCACCGCCCCCGTGTTCAGTCAGGCGATTCCGCTGCCGCTTGGTGGCAAGCCGCCGCTGACAACGCAAACACCGCCGCCGCCGATCGAACTGCGGATCGACGCCGCTGGCGAAGTCTTCCTGGCGGGTCAGCCGGTGCCGGTTTCGGCGCTGTCTTCGATGTTCTCGGCGGAAATCGAACGCGGCGGAACGCAGTTGCCGTCGCTGAAGATCGATGCCAGTGGCGACGCCGACTACCAGGTCATCGCCAGGGTGCTGGCCACCGCGCAGAACGCGGGTCTGGGCAGCATCAGTTTCAAGCGGTAA
- a CDS encoding biopolymer transporter ExbD codes for MAFASNSGGGPMADMNVTPLVDVMLVLLIIFMVTAPILSYPIDIDLPQRTNNPPENPKEPPEPIKLRIDASGTVYWNNSPTPVNALRSMMSSEIERDPSNQPTLEIDMNEDAQYEILAKVLASAKNADMKKIGFVKK; via the coding sequence ATGGCATTCGCATCCAACTCCGGTGGCGGCCCGATGGCCGACATGAACGTCACGCCCCTCGTGGACGTGATGTTGGTGTTGCTGATCATCTTCATGGTGACCGCGCCGATCCTGTCCTACCCGATCGATATCGATCTGCCGCAGCGGACCAACAATCCGCCGGAGAATCCGAAGGAACCGCCGGAGCCGATCAAGCTCCGTATCGATGCCTCCGGTACGGTCTACTGGAACAACAGTCCGACCCCGGTGAACGCCCTGCGCAGCATGATGAGCAGCGAAATCGAACGCGATCCCAGCAACCAGCCCACCCTCGAAATCGACATGAACGAGGATGCGCAGTACGAAATTCTCGCGAAAGTATTGGCATCCGCCAAGAATGCCGATATGAAGAAGATCGGCTTCGTGAAGAAGTAA
- a CDS encoding biopolymer transporter ExbD, with translation MSFSTGNDSGGPMSEINVTPLVDVMLVLLIIFMITAPLMSHKTKVELPQATLDNTEANVPPAPPITVAVTEEGRYFLNDEPMTRELLESRLSVEAQKVPQPAVNIRGDKTTRYRFVNDVVNIAQAQGMRKVGFVATRERN, from the coding sequence ATGTCCTTCAGTACCGGTAACGACAGCGGCGGCCCGATGTCCGAGATCAACGTCACGCCCCTCGTGGACGTGATGTTGGTGCTGCTGATCATCTTCATGATCACGGCACCGCTGATGTCGCACAAAACGAAGGTCGAGCTGCCACAGGCGACCCTCGACAACACTGAAGCCAATGTTCCGCCTGCGCCGCCGATCACGGTCGCCGTCACCGAGGAAGGCCGTTACTTCCTCAACGACGAACCGATGACCCGCGAACTGCTGGAAAGCCGGCTCTCGGTCGAAGCCCAGAAAGTCCCACAGCCGGCGGTCAACATCCGCGGCGACAAGACCACCCGTTACCGTTTCGTCAACGACGTGGTCAACATCGCCCAGGCCCAGGGCATGCGCAAGGTCGGTTTCGTCGCCACCCGCGAACGCAACTGA
- a CDS encoding MotA/TolQ/ExbB proton channel family protein encodes MLQETTAAATGGNSAAALKQMGVDHLVAEMMSHPGDYVVQLAVAATLVIMSAMSWYWIVVNFIKNINLRRRGDSVTSTFWETPNAQDSIRFMEEQPKSEPFSKIALDAAQAAAHHQRHEGSRLVESLNRSEFVDRALRQAVTRESMGLEGGLTVLATVGSTAPFVGLLGTVWGIYGALIKIGATGQASIDAVAGPVGEALIMTAVGLFVAIPAVLAYNFFVRSNRITNNKFDTFAHDLHDFFATGARVGEVGGKR; translated from the coding sequence ATGCTGCAGGAAACCACCGCCGCCGCAACCGGGGGCAACAGCGCCGCCGCTCTGAAGCAGATGGGTGTCGACCATCTGGTTGCAGAGATGATGTCCCACCCTGGCGACTATGTCGTCCAGCTCGCAGTTGCCGCCACCCTGGTCATCATGTCCGCGATGTCCTGGTACTGGATCGTGGTCAACTTCATCAAGAACATCAATCTCCGCCGTCGCGGCGATTCGGTGACCAGTACGTTCTGGGAAACCCCGAACGCGCAGGACTCCATCCGCTTCATGGAAGAGCAGCCCAAGAGCGAACCGTTCTCGAAGATCGCGCTCGACGCCGCCCAGGCCGCCGCGCATCACCAGCGCCATGAAGGCTCGCGTCTGGTCGAGTCCCTGAACCGCTCCGAGTTCGTCGACCGCGCCCTGCGCCAGGCCGTCACCCGCGAATCGATGGGCCTCGAAGGCGGCCTCACCGTCCTCGCCACCGTCGGTTCGACCGCGCCGTTCGTCGGTCTGCTCGGTACCGTGTGGGGCATCTACGGCGCGCTGATCAAGATCGGTGCGACCGGCCAGGCCTCGATCGACGCCGTCGCCGGCCCGGTCGGTGAAGCGCTGATCATGACCGCCGTCGGTCTGTTCGTCGCCATCCCGGCGGTGCTCGCGTACAACTTCTTCGTGCGCAGCAATCGCATCACCAACAACAAGTTCGACACCTTCGCGCACGATCTGCACGACTTCTTCGCAACCGGCGCGCGCGTCGGCGAAGTCGGCGGCAAGCGCTGA
- a CDS encoding energy transducer TonB has translation MRIKINYEADGRVTDASIEVGSRDRDLDRAALTWAKKVKLCPGAAGVGILPLDLTLPD, from the coding sequence ATGCGAATCAAGATCAACTACGAAGCAGACGGTCGCGTGACCGACGCCTCCATCGAAGTCGGCAGCCGCGACCGCGATCTCGATCGCGCCGCGCTGACGTGGGCCAAGAAAGTGAAGCTCTGCCCGGGTGCGGCAGGCGTCGGCATCCTGCCGCTCGACCTGACGCTCCCTGATTGA
- a CDS encoding energy transducer TonB — MPTHDKRDREESGLNWSRISAISFAIALHIAALMLLLVPVTPPGAEQEEEQNTSVVIIEPPPPPPPPPPPPPEPPKEIKLTPQETPRPVIEPPPEEPPPVTFDEPSPVDTPAPPPARRPRPRPRRRPAHRATTATFAAASASARRMVSSPPRFRARAVAPRCESRSTTKQTVA; from the coding sequence TTGCCGACACACGACAAGCGCGACCGCGAAGAATCCGGCCTGAACTGGTCGAGGATCTCCGCTATCAGCTTCGCCATTGCGCTGCATATCGCGGCGCTCATGTTGTTGCTGGTCCCGGTGACTCCGCCGGGCGCCGAGCAGGAAGAAGAACAGAACACCAGCGTCGTCATCATCGAGCCGCCACCACCGCCGCCGCCGCCACCGCCGCCGCCGCCGGAGCCGCCGAAAGAAATCAAACTCACGCCGCAGGAAACACCGCGGCCGGTGATCGAGCCGCCGCCGGAAGAGCCGCCGCCGGTCACCTTCGACGAACCGTCTCCGGTCGACACCCCGGCGCCGCCGCCGGCCCGCCGGCCCCGCCCGCGCCCCCGGCGCCGACCGGCCCACCGCGCAACAACAGCGACCTTCGCGGCAGCATCTGCGTCCGCCCGCCGGATGGTCAGCTCGCCGCCGCGATTTCGCGCGCGGGCCGTGGCGCCAAGATGCGAATCAAGATCAACTACGAAGCAGACGGTCGCGTGA
- a CDS encoding M48 family metallopeptidase translates to MTDRQITPPVRVVALGVACTLLLGACATTTSSTGRKQYVGAVSQQQLNQLGAQAFDQVKGEKPLTQDGKQSAYVRCVVDAIVRELPPQWQQGGWEEAVFVDKSPNAFALPGGKVGVYTGIFDVARNQDQLAAVIGHEIGHVIDNHHNERITRQMGAAGAVQLLGALAGAKYGESGSNIATQGGSILAQGGFLLPGTREQETEADVVGQRLMAQAGFDPRQAVDLWQNMLTASGSRPPEWLSTHPDPKSRIGELRKRADALMPTYEQSRTAGRKPKCG, encoded by the coding sequence ATGACCGACCGACAGATCACGCCTCCCGTCCGCGTTGTCGCGCTGGGTGTCGCCTGCACGCTGCTGCTGGGCGCCTGCGCCACCACCACATCGTCCACCGGCCGCAAGCAGTACGTCGGCGCGGTATCGCAGCAACAGCTCAACCAGTTGGGCGCGCAGGCCTTCGATCAGGTCAAGGGCGAGAAGCCGCTGACCCAGGATGGCAAGCAATCGGCCTATGTGCGCTGCGTCGTCGACGCCATCGTCCGCGAGTTGCCGCCGCAGTGGCAGCAGGGCGGATGGGAAGAAGCGGTGTTCGTGGACAAGAGTCCCAACGCATTCGCGCTGCCGGGCGGCAAGGTCGGCGTATACACCGGTATTTTCGATGTCGCGCGCAACCAGGATCAGCTCGCGGCCGTGATCGGCCACGAAATCGGCCATGTGATCGACAATCACCACAACGAGCGCATCACCCGGCAGATGGGTGCCGCCGGTGCGGTCCAGCTGCTCGGTGCGCTTGCCGGCGCCAAGTACGGCGAGAGCGGCTCGAATATCGCCACGCAGGGCGGCAGCATCCTTGCCCAGGGCGGCTTCCTGCTCCCGGGCACCCGCGAGCAGGAAACCGAAGCCGACGTGGTCGGCCAGCGGCTGATGGCACAGGCCGGTTTCGACCCGCGCCAAGCGGTCGACCTGTGGCAGAACATGCTGACCGCCAGCGGCAGCCGTCCGCCGGAATGGCTCTCCACCCACCCCGATCCCAAATCCCGCATCGGCGAGCTGCGCAAACGCGCCGATGCGCTGATGCCGACCTACGAACAATCCCGCACCGCCGGCCGCAAGCCGAAATGCGGTTGA